In Pseudomonas coleopterorum, the genomic window CTGTTGATGTTCGTGCTTGCACGCCCCGGCGATCAGGATCTGCGCGTGGTGCTGGGTCGCTTCAGTGGCGTGGGGTGTGTGCTGGTGGCGGGGTTGCTGGTGACCGGGCTGATCAACACCCGGGCGTTGACCGGCTCCTTCCTGCCGGTGCCAGGTGCGTCCGGGTTCGCCACGGTCCTGGCCGTCAAGCTGGCGTTGGTGCTGGCCATGCTCGGCCTGGCTGTGTGGCACCGCCGGCAACTGGCTCGTGGTCCGCTGGACGTGCAATCGTTAAAGCGCACGGTCACCCTTGAATGGGCCTGCGGCCTGGGCGCGGTGGCGGCTGTCGCCCTGCTCGGCACTCTGGCGCCGACGCCGCTGGGGTGAGTCACCTGCGGCGCTTGAAACCTGCGGCGAATAAAAAAAGGGCCGTGCTCCCCTGCAAGAGCACGACCCTCAAGATTCTTTCGGCTTCAAACGTGACAAGACACCACGTGGTCAAACGTGGGGACCGGATCAGTATGCGGGGGAATTGTTACAGTTTGGCGATGGACACTTCGGTGGATTTCACGAAGGCGATGACTTCGCTGCCGATCTGCAATTCCAGCTCGTGCACCGAGCGGGTGGTAATGACCGACGTCACGATACCGGCTGGCGTCTGCACGTCGATTTCCGAGACCACCGGACCTTCGATGATTTCCTTCACGGTGCCTTTGAACTGGTTGCGTACGTTGATCGCTTTGATGGTCATGCAGTCATCCTCGTTAGAAATTCGGTCGCACCGCAGTGCGTGAGCTAGAGATTGCACCTTCGGCCGAATATTTAAAAAGAATAAATAATGCTTTTTATATGTCTTTTGGAGATATACCACCCCGGATGCCTGTGTGCGATACAGGCGTCAGCTCGTGCGCTTATTCGGACTTGGCGAAGCGTAGACCCTGACGAATCCCCATCACCTCGGCTTCCAGCTGCGGATAACCCACGGCCGAGCCGGCATAACTGAAGCCATAGGCCATGCCGGGCTGCACCGCCGCAACCAGGGTCTGCGTGATGGCCAGGGTGCCGTTGCGGGTGACCTTGCAGGTGGTCTGCGCTGCGGGCAGGTTGCCCAGCGTCGTCGATTTAACCTTGGTGCACACGCTCTGGTAGCCGGAGCGAGAAAAGTTGATCTGGATCGCCTTGCGCATCTCCAGCAATACCGCTTCCAGGTTCACGGCATGGTCCTGGGCCAGGGCGCCACGGGTCATTTCCACAATCATCAAGGGGTCGCCATTGGCGTCGGTCTTGGTCGCGCGCTGGCGGCTGCCGCTGGGCTGGCCCTGGGCGTCGGACGCATCAGGCAGGATCTGCACATCCCAGTCGGCCGGCCAGACGATCACGCTGTCGTCGGCCCAGGCCGGTGCGCCGATCAGCCAGCACAACAGCAGGCAGTGGGCGTGTCGCAGATAAGGCATCGCAGTTTACTCCACGGCAAAAGGGCCATCAGTCTCGCAGACCCGCGGGCGCAGCACTACGGTAATATCCGCAGCGATCGATGGCCATTCAGGGAGCAGGTGTCAATGACCCAACGGATCTTCAGCGGCGCCGGGCAAAGCAAGAACCTGCTGTACCTGGCTTCGGCCAACGAGCGCCTGCGCGACGGCACCCAGGCCAGCCTGCGTGTGGGGTTCGTGTTGCTGGAGCATTTCTCCCTGGCGGCCTTCACCGCCAGCCTCGACACCCTGGTCACGGCCAACCTGATCAGCTCGGGCGCCTATGCCATTCGCTCGTACGGCTTGGCGCCCGGGCAGGTCATCAGTGACCTGGGTATCCTGCTGCAGCCGGATGCGCCGTTGATGCCCGGCGTGCATGACGAACTGGACCTGTTGATCATCTGTGGGGGCTTCCGCACACCCCTGCGCGCCTCCGTGTTGCTCAATCGCGTGCTTGGCGACTGTGCTCGACGCGGCATCGCCCTGGGCGGTCTGTGGAACGGTGCCTGGTTCCTGGGTCAGGCGGGCCTGCTCGATGGCTATCGCTGCGCGGTGCACCCGGAGAACCGCGCCTCCCTGGCCGAAGTCAGCCCGCAGATCACCGTCACTCCGGCCAGCCAGGTCATCGACCGTGACCGCTTCACCGCCGCCAGCCCCAATGGCGGCTTCAGCATGATGATGGCGCTGATCCGTGCCCAGCGCGGCGACACGCTGGCCGACGGCGTCGAGCATATCCTCGCCTTCGAAGGGCTGCGCTTTCGCCGCAGCGGCGCGCAGGCCAATGGCAAGCTCAGCCAGCCGCTGCGCAATATCATCGACCTGATGGAGAGCAATCTGGAGGAACCGCTGTCGCTCGACCAGCTGGCCGAGTTCGTCGGCCGCTCGCGGCGCCAGATCGACCGATTGTTTCAGGACCAGCTCGGCACTTCCCCCCATCGCTACTACATGGAACTGCGGGTCACCGAAGCACGACGACTGCTGCAGCATTCACAGCTGTCGATCATGGAGGTGGCGATCGCCTGTGGGTTCGTTTCGGTCAGCCATTTCAGCAAGTGCTACAGCGGCTATTTCGGCCACTCGCCATCACGTGAAACCCGCTTGGCAGACTGATCGGCTGCGGGTGACGGGGAACCGTAGCGGCATCTGCCGGTCGACTCCAGTTCATGCCACACGCGAGCCTTCGACCCATGGAATACGCCCTTCCCGACTCCTTGCTCGCCCGCGTGCCGCTGCCCTGGCTGAGCACGCTGATTGCCGCGGTACTGGCGGTATGCGTCGTTCTGCTGATCCGCTGGGTCGGCCTGATCATCCTGCGCCGCGTATCGAAGTCGTTCGTCCTGGCCCGGCAGCTCATCCTGCGGGCCGAGCAGCCAACGTTGTGGCTGATGCCGCTGATGAGCCTGCAGGCGGTCTGGACCTCGGCGCCCGACGACCTGCTGATGATCAACACCGTGCGCCACCTCAACGGCATGCTGGTGACCGCCTGCCTGACCTGGTTGGGCCTGCGTTGCGTCAAGGCTGTGGCCACCACCATGACCATCAAGCATCCGCTGGACATCGAGGACAACCTGGCGGCGCGGCGGATCCAGACCCAGGTGCGGGTGCTGGTGCAGTGTCTGAACGTGCTGGTGCTGATCTTCGGCATTGCCTTGATCCTGATGACCTTCCCGGCCGTGCGGCAGATCGGCACCAGCCTCCTGGCGTCCGCAGGCCTCGCGGGCCTGGCCGCCGGTTTTGCCGCCAAGCCGGTGCTGGGCAACCTGATCGCCGGCTTGCAGATCGCCATTTCCCAGCCGATCCGCATCGATGACGTGGTCATCGTCGAGGGCGAATGGGGGCGCATCGAGGAAATTACCGGCACCTATGTGGTGGTGAAAATCTGGGACGAACGGCGCATGGTGGTGCCGCTGCAATACTTCATCGAAAAGCCCTTCCAGAACTGGACTCGCAGCACGTCGAGCATCATCGGCTCGGTGTTTCTCTGGGTGGACTACTCGGTGCCGCTGGAAGCGCTGCGCGCCGAAACCCGGCGCCTGTGCGAGGAAATCCCGCACCTGTGGGACGGTCGCGTCGAGGTGTTGCAGGTCACCGACACCAGCGACAAGGCGATGCAGCTGCGTATTCTGTTGAGCTCGGTGGATTCGTCGCGCAACTGGGATGCACGCTGCTATGTGCGCGAGCGCCTGATCACCTTCGTCAACAACCGCTACCCCGAATGCCTGCCGCAGCTGCGCGCCGAGATGTCGACGCGCACCCTGCACCCGGCCAACGAAGAAGGCCCGAGCGACGTGGTTCGCCAGCCGCCGGTCTGAGGTTCACCGGCGGCTTTTCAACGCTGAGCGTCAGCGGCGCGGAACATCCTTCGCTGCCGCTTTTTCTTCCTGGCGATCGGACTCGAACAACCGCGCCAGCTCGGCGCGCGCTTCCTGGGCGGTCTGCATGACCTTGGCCTCATCGTCGTAGATCGCGTGCTGGGCCTGCAGCACCTGTTCATCGTGACGTTTGAAGCGGTTGATCCGCGCATCGGCCTGGGATTGGCTCAGCCCCAGCCCCACCAACGTTCGCCGGGTGATCTCCAGGCTCGAGTAATAGGTTTCGCGAACCGCCTGCGCGCCGTGGTCGACCAGCCGGTGCACATGCTGGCGGTTACGCGCGCGGGCGATGATCTGCACGTGCGGGTACAGGCGGTGGACCAGTTCGGCGGTCTTGATGTTGATTTCCGGATCGTCGGTGGCGATGACGAAATACTCGGCCTGCTCCACCTTGGCCGCGCGCAGGATCTCGGGGCGCAGCGGGTCGCCGTAGAATACCGGCAGGTGGCCAAAGCTGCGCGAGAACTCGATGGATTCCACCGAGGTGTCCAGGGCCACGAAACTGATCTTCTGTGCACGCAGGATACGCGCCACGATTTGCCCCATCCGACCCATGCCGGCGATCACCACGCGGGGCGCGTCACTGTCGATCTCGCGGTATTCCTCGGGTACTTCCACTGGCGGCGTCTTGGTCCGCAGCAGCCGTGCGCACAGCAGCAACAGCAAGGGCGTGAGCGCCATGGACAGGGTGATGGTCAGCAGCAGCGTGTCGTACAGGCGCGCATCGAACAGCCCCTGCTCGCGGCCGATCTTGAACACCACGAAGGCGAATTCGCCACCAGCGGCCAGCACGATGCCCAGGCGCACCGCGCTGAGCCGACCCAGACCACCGGCCAGACGCCCGATCAGCATCAGCAGCGGCAGCTTGATCCCGATCAGCAGGACTGTGAGGCCCAGCACCAGGGCCGGGCTTTCGAGCAGCAACCCCAAATTGGCGCCCATGCCAACGCTGATGAAGAACAGGCCCAGCAGCAGCCCCTTGAAGGGCTCGATCTGCGATTCCAGTTCGTGCCGGTATTCCGAGTCGGCCAGCAGCAAGCCGGCGAGAAACGCTCCCAGGGCCATGGAAACACCGGCCAGTTCCATCAGCCAGGCGGTACCGATCACCACCAGCAAGGCCGTGGCGGTGGACACCTCCTGCAGACCGGTGCGGGCGACGATGCGAAACACCGGCCGCAACAGATAGCGTCCGCCGATCACCACCACGGCGATGCTGCCGAGCACCCGCAGGCTGTGATCCAGGGTACTGCCCTCGCCGGCATCGCCGCCTCCTCCGGCCAGCAATGGCACCATGGCGATCAGTGGGATCGCGGCAATGTCCTGGAACAGCAGAATGGCGAACGCCAGGCGGCCATGGGGACTGTTCAGTTCCTTGCGTTCGGCCAGGCTCTGCAACCCGAACGCCGTGGATGACAGCGCCAGCCCCAGGCCCAGGACCACGGCGCTGTTCAACGGCTGCCCGAAGGCCAGCAATGCCACGGCGCCAATGACCACCGCGGTCAACAGCACCTGGGCCAGACCGACGCCGAACACCGCCTTGCGCATGACCCACAGGCGTTTGGGCGACAGTTCCAGGCCAATGATGAACAGCAGCAGCACCACGCCCAGTTCGGAGATGTGGCTGACGCTTTGGGGATCGCCCACCCAGCCCAGCACCTGCGGGCCTATGACCACACCGGCGAACAGGTAGCCGAGCACCGCGCCCAGTTGCAGGCGCTTGGCCAGTGGCACGGCGATCACCGCAGCCAGCAGGAACACCACGGCAGCTTGTAGCATGTTGCCTTCTTCGGGCATGGGGAACTCCATTTCGTAGGGAGAAAGCGCGGACCGCGGGCGCATTCTACAGCGCGCGGCGCATTGACGATGCTGCGGCGACATGATTTGCTAGGCGCCATCGTTTGGGTGCCCTTCACAGGGTGAAACGGGAAACCGGTGCGTGCCAGCCTCCAGGAGGGATTGGCACAAGTCCGGTGCTGCCCCCGCAACGGTAAGCGAGAGAAGTGTCAGATCCACTGTGCCCCTGCGGGCATGGGAAGGCGATGCTTTCAAGGTGGGCTTCATGCCGCCCCTCGCAAGCCCGGAGACCGGCCCAGACAATCGTTGATCGACAACCCTGCGGTGGGCGGGCGCTGTTGCGAGCATGGCGCGCCCGCGCCAGGCTTTCTTCGTGCGCGTACCCGATCGATGGTGCCACTTACCGTGGACCACCGCCGTGGGGACCACATGAGGGAACGCCATGTCTACCACCGCCTCCACCCCCGAACACGCCCTGCCGTCCGCCGGCACCCTGGCCCAGCGCATCGCCCTGGCGGTCGGCACCTTCCTGCTGGGCTGCTGCCTGGTGGGCTTCGCCGGCTTCTCGCACATCGAGGCGGTGCACAACGCCGCTCACGATACCCGGCACAGCGCCGCCTTTCCGTGCCATTGAGGAGCGTCGAGATGATCAGGCACATCGCCCGTACCGCTGGTTTCAGCGGATTGTTGGCCGCCCTGCTGCTGACCTTGCTGCAGAGCGTGTGGGTTTCGCCGCTGATTCTTCAGGGCGAAACCTATGAAACCACCTCAGCCCAGCACTCGCATGACGAGGTTTCCACCGCCGGGCACGAACACGCCGAGGCCTGGGAGCCGGAAGACGGCTGGCAGCGCGCGCTGTCGACCGCCGGAGGCAATCTGGTGGTGGCCGTGGGGTTCGCGCTGATGCTGGTGGCATTGTATACGCTGCGCGCCCCTGGCCGCACTGCTCAGGGTCTGTTGTGGGGACTGGGCGGATTCGCCGTGTTCTGTCTGGCGCCGAACCTGGGGCTACCGCCAGAGCTTCCCGGCACCCAGGCAGCGGACTTGGTGCTGCGCCAAACCTGGTGGATCGGCACCGCGGCCTCCACTGCGGCAGGTCTGGCATTGCTGGTGTTCGGCCGTGGCACGTTGCTCAAAGCCCTGGGACTGGCCATCGTGTTGGTACCGCACCTGATTGGCGCGCCCCAGCCAGAGCATCATTCGAGCCTGGCACCGCAGGCTCTGGAGCAGCAGTTCATTATCGCTTCGCTGGTGACCAACGCCGTGTTCTGGCTGGCCTTGGGGCTGATCAGCGCCTGGTTGTTCCGCCGAGCCGGTCGCTGAAGCCGATGACAGCGCTGTGGGTAGGGTTCGGCTGTCGTGCAGGGTGCAGCGCGCAAGCGTTGCACGATCTGCTGGAGCAAACCCTGCTCGAACACGAACTGCCCTGGGCTGACGTGCGTGGCATCGCCAGCGTCGATGTGAAGGCGCATGAACCGGGGCTGGTGGCGCTGGCCGAAAGGCTCGGCTTGCCGTTCGCC contains:
- a CDS encoding GlxA family transcriptional regulator, with protein sequence MTQRIFSGAGQSKNLLYLASANERLRDGTQASLRVGFVLLEHFSLAAFTASLDTLVTANLISSGAYAIRSYGLAPGQVISDLGILLQPDAPLMPGVHDELDLLIICGGFRTPLRASVLLNRVLGDCARRGIALGGLWNGAWFLGQAGLLDGYRCAVHPENRASLAEVSPQITVTPASQVIDRDRFTAASPNGGFSMMMALIRAQRGDTLADGVEHILAFEGLRFRRSGAQANGKLSQPLRNIIDLMESNLEEPLSLDQLAEFVGRSRRQIDRLFQDQLGTSPHRYYMELRVTEARRLLQHSQLSIMEVAIACGFVSVSHFSKCYSGYFGHSPSRETRLAD
- a CDS encoding DUF4946 domain-containing protein, producing MPYLRHAHCLLLCWLIGAPAWADDSVIVWPADWDVQILPDASDAQGQPSGSRQRATKTDANGDPLMIVEMTRGALAQDHAVNLEAVLLEMRKAIQINFSRSGYQSVCTKVKSTTLGNLPAAQTTCKVTRNGTLAITQTLVAAVQPGMAYGFSYAGSAVGYPQLEAEVMGIRQGLRFAKSE
- a CDS encoding TOBE domain-containing protein, giving the protein MTIKAINVRNQFKGTVKEIIEGPVVSEIDVQTPAGIVTSVITTRSVHELELQIGSEVIAFVKSTEVSIAKL
- a CDS encoding CbtA family protein; the protein is MIRHIARTAGFSGLLAALLLTLLQSVWVSPLILQGETYETTSAQHSHDEVSTAGHEHAEAWEPEDGWQRALSTAGGNLVVAVGFALMLVALYTLRAPGRTAQGLLWGLGGFAVFCLAPNLGLPPELPGTQAADLVLRQTWWIGTAASTAAGLALLVFGRGTLLKALGLAIVLVPHLIGAPQPEHHSSLAPQALEQQFIIASLVTNAVFWLALGLISAWLFRRAGR
- a CDS encoding monovalent cation:proton antiporter-2 (CPA2) family protein — encoded protein: MPEEGNMLQAAVVFLLAAVIAVPLAKRLQLGAVLGYLFAGVVIGPQVLGWVGDPQSVSHISELGVVLLLFIIGLELSPKRLWVMRKAVFGVGLAQVLLTAVVIGAVALLAFGQPLNSAVVLGLGLALSSTAFGLQSLAERKELNSPHGRLAFAILLFQDIAAIPLIAMVPLLAGGGGDAGEGSTLDHSLRVLGSIAVVVIGGRYLLRPVFRIVARTGLQEVSTATALLVVIGTAWLMELAGVSMALGAFLAGLLLADSEYRHELESQIEPFKGLLLGLFFISVGMGANLGLLLESPALVLGLTVLLIGIKLPLLMLIGRLAGGLGRLSAVRLGIVLAAGGEFAFVVFKIGREQGLFDARLYDTLLLTITLSMALTPLLLLLCARLLRTKTPPVEVPEEYREIDSDAPRVVIAGMGRMGQIVARILRAQKISFVALDTSVESIEFSRSFGHLPVFYGDPLRPEILRAAKVEQAEYFVIATDDPEINIKTAELVHRLYPHVQIIARARNRQHVHRLVDHGAQAVRETYYSSLEITRRTLVGLGLSQSQADARINRFKRHDEQVLQAQHAIYDDEAKVMQTAQEARAELARLFESDRQEEKAAAKDVPRR
- a CDS encoding CbtB domain-containing protein; translated protein: MSTTASTPEHALPSAGTLAQRIALAVGTFLLGCCLVGFAGFSHIEAVHNAAHDTRHSAAFPCH
- a CDS encoding mechanosensitive ion channel family protein is translated as MEYALPDSLLARVPLPWLSTLIAAVLAVCVVLLIRWVGLIILRRVSKSFVLARQLILRAEQPTLWLMPLMSLQAVWTSAPDDLLMINTVRHLNGMLVTACLTWLGLRCVKAVATTMTIKHPLDIEDNLAARRIQTQVRVLVQCLNVLVLIFGIALILMTFPAVRQIGTSLLASAGLAGLAAGFAAKPVLGNLIAGLQIAISQPIRIDDVVIVEGEWGRIEEITGTYVVVKIWDERRMVVPLQYFIEKPFQNWTRSTSSIIGSVFLWVDYSVPLEALRAETRRLCEEIPHLWDGRVEVLQVTDTSDKAMQLRILLSSVDSSRNWDARCYVRERLITFVNNRYPECLPQLRAEMSTRTLHPANEEGPSDVVRQPPV